In Gossypium hirsutum isolate 1008001.06 chromosome D06, Gossypium_hirsutum_v2.1, whole genome shotgun sequence, one genomic interval encodes:
- the LOC107901578 gene encoding alpha/beta hydrolase domain-containing protein 17B, with the protein MGNVTSNVAAKLAFFPPDPPTYEVCREENGKLVMPGVTADKNMDVNLIDTKGGNKIVATFWRHPFARFTLLYSHANAADIGQMHELFYELRAHLRVNIMSYDYSGYGASSGKPTELNTYYDIEAVYNCLQKEYGVKQEDLILYGQSVGSGPTLHLAARLPKLRGVVLHSAILSGIRVLYPVKMTFWFDIFKNIDKIRRVTCPVLVVHGTNDETVDWSHGKRLWELSKEKYEPLWVKGGGHCNLESYPEYIQHLNQFINAMEMNSIRRSKQLTPNRSITEPKHDKCLRFKKRVAALKKGCCIVPKNRSS; encoded by the exons ATGGGGAACGTAACGTCGAATGTGGCTGCAAAGCTTGCATTTTTCCCACCAGACCCACCAACGTATGAAGTTTGCAGGGAAGAAAATGGGAAGCTGGTCATGCCGGGGGTGACGGCTGACAAAAATATGGATGTCAATTTAATCGACACCAAAGGTGGGAACAAGATCGTGGCCACGTTTTGGAGACACCCTTTTGCCAGGTTCACCCTTTTGTATTCGCATGCCAATGCTGCTGATATTGGCCAAATGCATGAATTGTTTTATGAACTCAGAGCCCACCTTAGGGTCAATATTATGAG TTATGACTATTCAGGCTATGGAGCATCATCTGGCAAG CCGACTGAGCTCAACACATATTATGACATAGAGGCAGTGTACAATTGTTTGCAGAAGGAATATGGGGTTAAGCAGGAAGACTTAATACTTTACGGCCAATCCGTCGGAAGTGGACCAACTCTACACTTGGCTGCTCGTTTACCTAAACTACGAGGAGTCGTTCTTCATAGCGCTATCCTTTCCGGCATTCGAGTCTTATATCCTGTTaagatgacattttggtttgataTATTTAAA AATATAGACAAAATACGGCGTGTCACTTGTCCGGTTCTAGTTGTGCAT GGTACAAACGACGAGACTGTTGATTGGTCTCATGGGAAGCGATTATGGGAACTTTCGAAGGAAAAGTACGAGCCTTTATGGGTGAAGGGAGGCGGCCATTGCAACCTGGAATCATATCCGGAATACATTCAGCACCTAAATCAGTTCATAAACGCAATGGAGATGAATTCCATCAGAAGATCGAAACAACTTACTCCTAACCGCAGTATTACAGAACCAAAACACGACAAATGCTTGAGATTCAAGAAAAGGGTGGCTGCTTTGAAAAAGGGCTGTTGCATTGTCCCCAAGAATCGATCCTCTTGA